In Microplitis mediator isolate UGA2020A chromosome 2, iyMicMedi2.1, whole genome shotgun sequence, a single window of DNA contains:
- the LOC130662969 gene encoding mitochondrial glycine transporter-like isoform X2 — protein sequence MDTLTTYPILKSFLAGSFSGTFSTILFQPLDLIKTRLQNTVSNHVSSPKHAMITTVVHIIKKENIFGLWKGMTPSITRVIPGVGLYFSTLHWLKNTICLEEPLTPLQAVSLGIAARTLSGSLLIPITVIKTRYESGVYKYQSMGEALRLIYKYEGIKGLSSGLAPTLLRDAPYSGLYLMFYTQLKEVSDKKLSGSVTTHFACGIVSGILASVITQPVDVIKTKMQLYPDKFNNIKSVFIFVHQKYGYGGFFKGIVPRMLRRTLMTAMAWTVYEQITKNLGLK from the exons ATCATTTTCTGGaactttttcaacaattttatttcaaccaCTGGATCTTATTAAAACACGTCTACAAAATACTGTCAGCAATCATGTCag ttcaccAAAACACGCAATGATAACAACAGTAGTTCACATTATcaagaaagaaaatatttttggattaTGGAAGGGAATGACTccg TCAATTACTCGAGTAATACCTGGTGtaggtttatatttttctactcTCCATtggttaaaaaatacaatatgtTTAGAAGAACCGCTTACACCTTTACAAGCAGTGTCTCTGGGAATAGCAGCACGTACATTATCTGGAAGTTTATTGATACCAATAACCGTAATTAAAACAAGATATGAAAGTGGTGTTTACAAATACCAAAGTATGGGAGAAGCATTAAgacttatttataaatatgaaggTATTAAAGGGCTTTCCAGTGGTTTAGCGCCAACTTTATTACGTGATGCTCCGTACAGTGGTCTCTATCTTATGTTTTATACCCAATTAAAAGAAGTATCTGACAAAA AATTAAGCGGCAGTGTGACCACTCACTTTGCCTGTGGAATAGTGTCTGGAATTTTAGCGTCAGTTATAACACAACCCGTCGatgtaattaaaactaaaatgcaGTTATAtccagataaatttaataatataaagagTGTATTTATTTTCGTACATCAGAAATATGGATACGGAGGTTTTTTTAAAGGAATTGTTCCTCGAATGTTGAGGCGAACTCTGATGACAGCTATGGCATGGACTGTTTACGAAcag ataacaaaaaatttgggTTTAAAATGA
- the LOC130662970 gene encoding uncharacterized protein LOC130662970 has protein sequence MPFNNDQLRYKGRFVKKKVLEKRTKAIVAMNNAKKLKTQSLKTVCRGRRIVELQELGKNLKCRLCSKVLSLEKITHEKRMGLNSILNVKCEDCNVITLVPTGKTHLTRSEVKQSDVNTKAVLGAVHSGFGCTALNKLLASMNIPPISWSLYKKYEREIGPAIEEAARDSCSHSAAEKRQLIIDKLDEMKAKL, from the exons atgcctTTTAATAACGATCAATTACGATATAAAGGAAGATTTGTAAAGAAAAAGGTCCTTGAAAAACGAACAAAAGCGATTGTTGCTATGAATaacgctaaaaaattaaaaactcaatcTTTAAAAACTGTGTGTCGTGGTCGACGTATTGTAGAATTACAAGAgctaggaaaaaatttaaaatgtcgtTTATGCAGTAAAGTTTTATCGcttgaaaaaataactcaTGAAAAACGCATGGGACTTAATTCTATTTTGAATGTTAAATGTGAGGATTGTAATGTTATCACATTAGTACCTACTGGTAAAACTCATCTCACAAGGAGTGAGGTTAAGCAATCAGATGTCAACACAAAAGCAGTTCTAg GTGCTGTTCATTCTGGTTTTGGCTGTACTgctctaaataaattacttgctTCGATGAATATTCCTCCAATATCGTGGAGcctatacaaaaaatatgaacGAGAAATTGGTCCAGCAATAGAAGAAGCTGCAAGAGACAGTTGCAGTCATAGTGCAGCAGAAAAGCGTCAacttatcattgataaattagATGAAATGAAGGCAAAATTGTAA
- the LOC130662969 gene encoding mitochondrial glycine transporter-like isoform X1, whose protein sequence is MEGRLVDPRSEETSISKDYPILKSFLAGSFSGTFSTILFQPLDLIKTRLQNTVSNHVSSPKHAMITTVVHIIKKENIFGLWKGMTPSITRVIPGVGLYFSTLHWLKNTICLEEPLTPLQAVSLGIAARTLSGSLLIPITVIKTRYESGVYKYQSMGEALRLIYKYEGIKGLSSGLAPTLLRDAPYSGLYLMFYTQLKEVSDKKLSGSVTTHFACGIVSGILASVITQPVDVIKTKMQLYPDKFNNIKSVFIFVHQKYGYGGFFKGIVPRMLRRTLMTAMAWTVYEQITKNLGLK, encoded by the exons ATCATTTTCTGGaactttttcaacaattttatttcaaccaCTGGATCTTATTAAAACACGTCTACAAAATACTGTCAGCAATCATGTCag ttcaccAAAACACGCAATGATAACAACAGTAGTTCACATTATcaagaaagaaaatatttttggattaTGGAAGGGAATGACTccg TCAATTACTCGAGTAATACCTGGTGtaggtttatatttttctactcTCCATtggttaaaaaatacaatatgtTTAGAAGAACCGCTTACACCTTTACAAGCAGTGTCTCTGGGAATAGCAGCACGTACATTATCTGGAAGTTTATTGATACCAATAACCGTAATTAAAACAAGATATGAAAGTGGTGTTTACAAATACCAAAGTATGGGAGAAGCATTAAgacttatttataaatatgaaggTATTAAAGGGCTTTCCAGTGGTTTAGCGCCAACTTTATTACGTGATGCTCCGTACAGTGGTCTCTATCTTATGTTTTATACCCAATTAAAAGAAGTATCTGACAAAA AATTAAGCGGCAGTGTGACCACTCACTTTGCCTGTGGAATAGTGTCTGGAATTTTAGCGTCAGTTATAACACAACCCGTCGatgtaattaaaactaaaatgcaGTTATAtccagataaatttaataatataaagagTGTATTTATTTTCGTACATCAGAAATATGGATACGGAGGTTTTTTTAAAGGAATTGTTCCTCGAATGTTGAGGCGAACTCTGATGACAGCTATGGCATGGACTGTTTACGAAcag ataacaaaaaatttgggTTTAAAATGA